One genomic window of Panicum hallii strain FIL2 chromosome 6, PHallii_v3.1, whole genome shotgun sequence includes the following:
- the LOC112897446 gene encoding uncharacterized protein LOC112897446 produces MMIIVLTFSSHDADTAQLQLLGEDTPDDGDSVPVNLKAPGTTGNCQLGGGGGGGGCRMDDRPAMRRCCRRQARCTVTDSHRKRTGCWQFWSAAVCGRGSGSVGHGWVRCCSIFCASWQGTAWQKQSNVLDVDVLIVSPVLCMIDIIGFDRRLCIQARMSQQNLYVWRSSFILCISGGCLWLLYIC; encoded by the exons ATGATGATAATTGTTCTAACATTTTCTTCTCATGATGCAGATACAGCCCAGCTTCAGCTGTTGGGTGAGGACACGCCGGATGATGGCGACTCAG TTCCAGTAAACCTTAAAGCTCCCGGCACCACCGGTAATTGCCAactaggcggcggcggcggcggcggcggatgccgGATGGACGACCGGCCGGCGATGAGGCGTTGCTGTCGCCGCCAGGCAAGATGCACGGTCACCGACTCCCACCGCAAACGCACGG GCTGCTGGCAGTTTTGGTCGGCTGCCGTGTGCGGCCGTGGATCCGGGTCGGTGGGCCATGGATGGGTTCGGTGCTGCTCCATTTTTTGTGCTTCGTGGCAAGGCACGGCTTGGCAGAAGCAATCAAACGTGCTGGATGTTGACGTGCTGATTGTCTCCCCGGTTCTGTGTATGATCGACATCATCGGCTTTGACCGGAGGCTGTGCATACAGGCAAGAATGAGCCAGCAAAACCTATATGTTTGGCGCTCTAGTTTTATTCTATGTATTTCCGGAGGTTGCCTGTGGCTCTTGTATATATGCTAG